Genomic DNA from Desulfurivibrio alkaliphilus AHT 2:
GCGACGGCCTGGCCCGGATCTGGCAACAAAGCCCGGTGCTGCGGCAGATTCGCGCTACCTCTCTGCAAGACAGCGAGGCCTACCGGCAAAACCCGCTTAAATTGCTGATCGGCGGCGGCGATCTGGACCACAGTTATCTGGCCGGCGGTGCACCGGTCGGCCATGATCCTTACCTGGAACTATACAACGGCCTGGCCCTGTGGCTGATCGCCCGCCAGGCCGACAGTTATCCCGTACCGTCACCGGCGGTCGCCCGGGAGCCGGCGGTGCTGCTGGCCATGGGTGAGGTAAGGCATGACTGTCCAGACGGCGGAGCGGCGGTCAGCTTCACCCATTGCAACTGCGTGATCTCCCTGGCCGACGAGCAGGGGCGGGGGCATGGGCCGGTGCGGGAATTTTACGCCGCCGCCGCCCGCAGCGCTCAAGATGACATCGTTAACCCCCTGGCTCCGGAACAGGGTCTGGCCACCTACATCCCCGAGGAGTCCCGCCGGAAATCGTACGGTTGCGGCAGCCCGGTCCATGATGCCGCCCCGCAACCCGGCCAGGTGCTGGTTGACCTGGGCAGCGGCAGCGGCGTGGAGTGTTTTATTGCCGCCCGGGCGGTTGGCCCGTCTGGGCGGGTGTTCGGCATTGATATGACCGATGAGATGCTGGCCCTGGCGGAAAAGTCCAAGGCGACGGTGGTGCGGGAGTTGGGGGTTGATAATGTGGCTTTCAAGAAGGGACTGCTGGAGGCCATTCCCCTGCCCGATGACTGTGCCGACCTGGTGATTTCCAACTGTGTGATCAACCTCAGCCCGGACAAACGCCGGGTCTTTCACGAGATTTGGCGGATTCTCAAGCCCGGCGGCCGGTTGGTGGTTTCCGACATCGTCACCGATGAGCCGGTGCCGGTGGCGATAAAAAACAACACCAGGTTCAGGGGCGAATGCCTGGGAGGAGCCATGCACCAGGAAGAGCTGCTGGCCATGTTGCATAGCTGCGGTTTTGCCGGCAGCCGCCTGCTCAAGCGCTTCCCCTACCGCCAGGAGGGCGACACCCGTTTTTATTCCCTGACCTTTGCGGCCGACAAACCAGTGGCGCCACAAAACCTGGAGGTCATCTACCGGGGGCCCTTTGCCGCCGTGCAGACCGCCGCCGGGGTGCTGCTGCGCCAGGGGCAGCGGTTGCAAACCGTCCTGAATGAGGCCGAGCGCCGGGATGAGGCGATCCTGGTGCTCGACGAGGCCGGGGCGGTTACCAACCTGCCCATGAGCGGCGGTTGTTGCCCGCCTGCCTCACCGGAAGATCCAGCTTCAAAGGAAGCTCCGGCAGGGGCAGCGTCGGCGCCGCTGGAGAAAACCCTGCCGCTGTTTACGCCCGGTTCGGGCAATTCGGCCGGTGGGCCGGGGGCTGCCGCCGGCAGCTGTTGCCCGTCGTCGGCAGCGCCGGCCGGGGCCGGTACCGCCACCGTCCGGCATCAGGCCGGCTGCCTGGTCTGTGGTGAAGAACTTCGATACTCCCGGCAAGAACGTGATCAGGCCTGCCATTACTGCGGTGTGGTGAGCAAAACCAACGCCGTCTGCCGGCAGCATCATTACGTCTGCGACGACTGTCACCAACGTGACGGCCTGTCGGTCATCCGGGCGATCTGCAGTGAAACCAGCGAGCAGGACATGCTGGCCCTGCTGGCCAAAATCCGCCACTCTCCGGCTATTCCCATGCACGGCCCGGAACATCACGCCCTGGTGCCGGGGGTGATCCTGGCCACCTATCGCAACCGGGGCGGCGAGTTGAGCCGGGAAGCGATCCTCACCGGCATAGCGCGCGGTTCCCAAATACCCGGCGGGGCCTGCGGCTTTTGGGGCAACTGCGGCGCTGCGGTTGGGGCCGGGATCGCCTTCAGTATTCTGCTGGATGCCACCCCGCTGTCCCCCAAGCCCCGCCGCCAGGCACAGGAGATATCCGCCCGGATTCTGTCCGCTGTCGCCTCTGTCACCGGCGCCCGCTGCTGCCGGCGGGAAGCCTTCATCGTCCTGCGCGAAGCCGCCGCCATCTCCCGAGAGCTGCTACCGGTTTCCCTGCTGGCTGAGGCCGACTTCACCTGTGACCAGGCTGTGGCCAACCCTCAGTGTATCCGCCGCCAGTGCCCGCTGCTGCCATTGTAAACGTCCAGCAGCGCCACATCTTCGGGCGATCAGCCGGGTTTGCGCACGGGGTGCGCCGCCGATTGTTGTTTCCGGGGCTGGAAAATGATAAAGGTAGATGGCAGTGCCCGCTGATTCTTTGCAAGCCTGACCTTTTTCAACGGAAATCAAGGTAAAATGAAACTCTTAACCGGGCGGCGTTCTCATCTGTTGCCAATAATGCTCTTTTTGTTGCTGCTCCTGCTCCCTGGAACGGGCCAACCGCAAACGGCCGACGAGCGGCTGACCTTGGGGGTTCTGGCCTATCGCCCGGTGCCGGACACCGAGCAGCGCTGGCAGCCTCTGGTCGATTACCTCAACGCCGCCGTGGCGGATCTCAGGCTCGACCTCAAGGC
This window encodes:
- a CDS encoding radical SAM protein — encoded protein: MLDEWRRLTCDSRAIYVNSEKPDWVVVNNRADGLLQALQAGGSSGSLAEALCAAGREGGLDQQELATNLVTAGRLLARLGEQVPPYPGRGELLREGENPALKECWFHLTNNCNLACRHCLFASRPGLAAESLPAELLRRGLAEAREMGCRLFYFTGGEPFTYPDFTAILTGLLADPDHHAVVLTNGLLLVNHLAELQKLPPGRLHLQLSLDGLAEQHDQLRGRGSFTGLVEALQLLRRHGLAATLAVAVNRINVEQLPAMVDFAAEQGVGNLHLIWHFVRGIGSREQFVAPAEILPRLLAAQERAEERGVLIDNVETLRGQVFSSPGTRYDLANTAWESLTVGPDGHVYPSPALMGVKELDCGPLSDGLARIWQQSPVLRQIRATSLQDSEAYRQNPLKLLIGGGDLDHSYLAGGAPVGHDPYLELYNGLALWLIARQADSYPVPSPAVAREPAVLLAMGEVRHDCPDGGAAVSFTHCNCVISLADEQGRGHGPVREFYAAAARSAQDDIVNPLAPEQGLATYIPEESRRKSYGCGSPVHDAAPQPGQVLVDLGSGSGVECFIAARAVGPSGRVFGIDMTDEMLALAEKSKATVVRELGVDNVAFKKGLLEAIPLPDDCADLVISNCVINLSPDKRRVFHEIWRILKPGGRLVVSDIVTDEPVPVAIKNNTRFRGECLGGAMHQEELLAMLHSCGFAGSRLLKRFPYRQEGDTRFYSLTFAADKPVAPQNLEVIYRGPFAAVQTAAGVLLRQGQRLQTVLNEAERRDEAILVLDEAGAVTNLPMSGGCCPPASPEDPASKEAPAGAASAPLEKTLPLFTPGSGNSAGGPGAAAGSCCPSSAAPAGAGTATVRHQAGCLVCGEELRYSRQERDQACHYCGVVSKTNAVCRQHHYVCDDCHQRDGLSVIRAICSETSEQDMLALLAKIRHSPAIPMHGPEHHALVPGVILATYRNRGGELSREAILTGIARGSQIPGGACGFWGNCGAAVGAGIAFSILLDATPLSPKPRRQAQEISARILSAVASVTGARCCRREAFIVLREAAAISRELLPVSLLAEADFTCDQAVANPQCIRRQCPLLPL